AAAGACTTTGTAAAAGCCGTGGAGGAGCTTTATGAAAAAGCTGATATTTATGGATTTACGCCCGTCTTTTACCAAACGAGCCGAAATATGCTGCCGATTCTACATGCTAACGGATATGATTTTTTTAAGCTTGGTGAAGAAGGGCATGTAGACTTGAACAGCTTTTCACTGACAGGTAAAAAAATGAAAAATTATCGAGCGATAAAAAATAAATTTGAAAGAGAAGGCTATACTGTGCAAGTTTCTTTGCCAGAACATGATCTAAAACTTTTAAATGAACTGGAGAATATAAGCTACAGATGGCTTGGAGGAAGAAGAGAAAAAGGCTTTTCATTAGGTTTTTTTGAAAGGGATTATATAAATACATGTAAAATAATCTACGTAAAAGATCCTGATGGTAAAATAATTTCATTTTTAACACTGATTCCTTCCTATCAACAAAAACAAATGTGGTCGATAGATTTAATGAGAAGTTTGCCTGGCGCTCCATCTGGATCGATGGATTTTCTGTATTTGCATACCTTTGAGTATTTGAAGGAAGCAGGGACGGAAAGCTGTAATTTAGGAATGGCTCCATTATCCAATCTTGGGATTTCTCGCTTTTCCTTCTTAAGTGAAAAGGTGGCCGCGCAAATCTTTAAGCACGGACATGTTTTTTATCATTTTCAAGGATTGCGGAATTTTAAAAACAAATATTGTGACATATGGGAGCCAAAGTATTTAGGGTATAGAAGGAAGTCATCCCTGCCGTTTACATCAGCACAAGTAACAATGCTTGTTGCTAAGGGTAAAAGGAGCTGAAATATTATTCAGCTCTTTTTTCTATTGTAAATTAAATAATTCTACGCATTCAAATAAGATATTAAAAAACAAATTTGGTAATAAATTGGATTTTAAGTTAAAATAAAGTATATTCAAATGCTAGAATAGGAGGAAATTATGTTTTATGTTTTTATAATCGTAATAGTAAGCGGAATAGCTGTACTTGTTAATATGTATTATTCGCGGAAAAGGAAAAAGCTTATTTTAAGTTTATGGGACAAGAATGAGAAATTAGATCATACAGAAAATTTCCATGAAACATTTACATATCTCTATGAAAATGTGAACTTAAATAAAGAAAAGAATGCTGTCGTCGATCATATTACCTGGCATGATCTAAATTTGACTAAAATTTTTAAGACGATTAATTTCACCTTTACATCAATCGGTGAGGAATTGCTGTACTATCGATTAAAAGCACCACATGAAACGCATTTGTTTGAAGAAAAAAAGATAGAAAAAATAAGTTTAAACAAAGAATACCGCACGAAGTTATCACTGATTTTATCAGCATTAGGAAAAGCACCGTATGCTAACTCTTCCAAATATATTTATGCAAAACCTGATAGTAGTTTCAATAAAATATATATATTGCTAGGTTTGCTTCCGATTATAGGATTAGCAATCATTGGATTATCCCTTCAAATTGGTTTAGGGTTATTTTTTATTAGCATATTAGTGAACAGTTTTTTATTCTACATAAACCGTTCTAAAAACGAAGCTGAATATGAAAGCTTGTTTTATTGCCTAACTATCCTGCTTACCTCCAGAAATATCGCGAAGCTAAATCAGGACACTGACTTTTTAAAAAAGACAAGTAAACTAAAAAGTGCTCCTTTTATCAGTGTTTTTTTATTGAAAGATGATCCGACGGGTACAAATTTAATACTGCAACTATTTACGATATTGAAATCAATTTTTCTTATAGATTATTTTGTTTTTCATTACATCGTATATCTTATAAACAATAACAGTCAAACATACGAGTTGGCATGGAGAAAAACAGCGGAAATTGATTTGTATTATTCGATTGCTTTGTGGAGAAAAACATTGCCATATTATTGTTTGCCAGAATACACTGATAATGATTCTTTGACAATTGTTAATGGCTATCATCCCTTAGTAAGCAACCCTGTTGGCAATGACTTTGAATTCACGCAAAATAGTTTGCTGACAGGTTCGAATGCTTCAGGAAAATCAACCTTCATCAAAACTATTGCTGTAAATATTATATTTTCACAAGCATTAAATACAAGTACTAGCCATAAAATCAGACTTACAAGAGGGGAGGTTTACTCCTCCATGGCAATGTCTGATGATATCGAAAAGGGACAAAGCTATTTTTTAAGTGAAATTAAGGCATTGAAAAGAATCTTTGACAGAAGAAACAATAGCAGTGATATGTTATTGTATGTATTTATGGATGAGATTTTTAAAGGCACTAATACAATGGAGAGGGTTGCTGCCGCCGAATCAGTACTGGAATATTTAAATCATTGCAGCAATACAAAAATCATGGCGGCAACTCATGATATAGAATTAACAGAGATGCTTAATGATAAATACAAAAATTATCATTTCAGAGAACAGATAGTAGACGATGAAATCATCTTTGATTTTTTAATAAAAGAAGGTGCGTCCAACACAAGAAACGCAATCGAACTGCTGAGGATTACGGGTTTTCCAGAGAAAGTGTATCTTCATGCCGTTAATAAAGCAAAGGAATTAAATAACAGCTTAATCTAATGACAGGAAACACCGCTGACTTGGTCAACGGTGTTTGCTGTCATTTAAACGTTAGTTTGAAAAAATTTTCTAATAAATTATCCAAATATAGAAAATGATAATGAATTGAAACATATGATCGCTGTGCAATCAAGAGTAAAATCTGGTAAAATAGTCATGGTAATTGAAAAGAGACGAAAAATTAGGTGATTTACAGATGAAGATTAGTATTGCCGCACTTGTTCTTTTGAGCTTTCTTTTTGCGTCAACTGCATCAGCTGCAGGAAAAGAGGAGAAAGAACTCGAGTTAAAGAGCGAGTCGGCACTTTTGCTTGATGAAAAAACAGGTGCAGTACTATTCCAAAAAAACGGCTATAAAAAAATGTATCCAGCGAGCTTGACGAAAATCGCTACGGCCATATACGCATTAGAAAAAGGTTCTATAGACGATATGGTAATGGTAAGCAAACATGCAGCAGAAGAAGAGGGAACCAGTGTTTATTTAGAGACTGGTGAAAAAGTCAGTCTGGAAAAACTGCTGAATGGTATGCTTGTCAATTCAGGCAATGATGCTGCAGATGCAGTTGCAGAATATCTAGATGGAAGTCCTGCGCAATTTGAACAAAACTTTAATGACTATTTGAAAACAGAAATAAAAGTAAAGTCGACTCATTTTACGAATCCAAGTGGTTTGTTCAATGAAAACCATTATACGACTGCTTATGATATGGCGCTTATCACAAAGTATGCGTTAAGAAATGAAGCCTTCCGAGCTATTTTCGGTACGAAAGAGTTGAACTGGGATGGATTATCTTGGGATACGACGCTTGTTACCCACCATCTTATGTTAAAGGGAGAACTGCCGTATGAAGGTGTCAACGGTGGGAAAACCGGCTATGTAGATCAATCCAAACAAACATTAGCAACGTCTGCTGCCAATGACGGGCTAAACTTAATTGCAATTGTCCTGAAAGGTGATTGGAAAGAGGATGTTTATGAAGATACAGAAGCAATGTTTGATTATGGCTTCAAAAATTTTATAAATGACACGTTTCCGCCAGGTATGCAATATCCAGTTGCAGGTAAAGTCTTTCAAACAGAAAAGACCGAGCTTGTCACTGTTCCGA
This DNA window, taken from Niallia sp. Man26, encodes the following:
- a CDS encoding D-alanyl-D-alanine carboxypeptidase family protein, whose translation is MKISIAALVLLSFLFASTASAAGKEEKELELKSESALLLDEKTGAVLFQKNGYKKMYPASLTKIATAIYALEKGSIDDMVMVSKHAAEEEGTSVYLETGEKVSLEKLLNGMLVNSGNDAADAVAEYLDGSPAQFEQNFNDYLKTEIKVKSTHFTNPSGLFNENHYTTAYDMALITKYALRNEAFRAIFGTKELNWDGLSWDTTLVTHHLMLKGELPYEGVNGGKTGYVDQSKQTLATSAANDGLNLIAIVLKGDWKEDVYEDTEAMFDYGFKNFINDTFPPGMQYPVAGKVFQTEKTELVTVPKDNSTPVITPTGELLMQTKAGDTIQSLQLKEKVPLDVLQAGDTLSNKEESDSSYLSIKVIAGVLVIGIIAAAVIYKKKRWQKKTV